Part of the Candidatus Zixiibacteriota bacterium genome is shown below.
GAATACCTTTATATTCAGATCGAACGGGCAGGCACGGGGGGAGCGCTGGGAAGGTTGATGTACCGTGATTTTTTAAGCGAGGCCAATCTCTACCGGCCCCATCCGAATCTGGTCGAAGCCTACGAACTCTATTCCGAGGTTGTGGATATATACCAGCGGGTTGTAAATGGTATAAAAAAGGGTCAGCGGGAGAGTTTCGATAAAGATATCGGCAAAACTTTCTTGCTCGAAAAAAAAGCGGTGGAAACGCTTTTGAGCCTTCCGGTGGAATAGATTATTTTATTGTACCATGGGTTAACATTACGTCATTACTTACCGAAAATTAACAGTAAGACACTCTGCCGGATGATTGTGACCGGTGAAAACGCAACATGGGGGATAGCTTATGCTGGTGCGATGTTCTTACTGCGAAACCGACCTGGGCCAGAAGGAGCCCCTGGGTCAGGATGATATCTCTCACAGCATCTGTGATGACTGCTTTGAATACTTCACTGATCAATGGTCCGGTAAGGATTTGAGTGAATATCTCGACCGTTTCGAGAAACCTGTCCTGGTGGTAAATTCTGACCGGCGGGTGGTTGCTTTCAATAAACAACTGGAGGAGATGACAGGTAAGAGCTATCGCGAAATGGCTGGCCTGCGTGGAGGCGAAGCGCTGGAATGCGCGTACGCTCGTCTTCCGGGTGGATGCGGGAAATCGGTTCACTGCCAGACCTGTACGATTCGAAACACCGTTTTGGAAACCATGGCGAGCGGATTATCCCAGAAAAACATCAATGCCTATCTCTTTCAGGAAGATCAATGCCTGGACGTAGTCATCTCGACTTTTAAAATCGACAATACGATCAGGGTGGTCATCGATCATGTGATTGTCAGAGAAAATCCACAAACTTGTGAAAACCAGCCTGTATCACGAAATTGAAATCAGCTTGAGTAATAAAAAAGCCGGCGGAAAGCCGGCTTTTTTTATTATAAACAGAACTGTTTACTCGAAATCTGACTGAAGATACTCACGCGTGGTCAACTGCCTCTGCATCCGTTCGGCCAGTTTTCGTGAGAACTGCTGGGCGGTGTTTTCACCATAGACCTTGAGCATCTGGTTCATCGCGATCACCTCGGAAATTACAGTGATGTTTTTGCCCGGTGAAACCGGAACGGTCACGATCGGAATCTCGACGCCCAAAATGGTTGTATAGGTCTCCTCGATCCCGAGACGCTCATAATCGGTTGTCTCATCCCAGAGTTGCAGGCGGACTTCTACCTCGACCCGTTTCTGCATCCTGATCGCCCGGATTCCGAACAACATCTCGATATCGATAATACCGATTCCGCGGACTTCCATGTGGTGGCCCAGAAGGTCGTTGCCGGAACCGACGATATAGTTCGGTCCCTTCTTGGTGACCTTGACCATATCATCCGCCACGAGTCGATGACCGCGTTCAATCAAATCCAGCGCGCATTCCGATTTGCCTACCCCGCTTTTGCCGGTATAGAGCATCCCCACGCCATAGACATCGACCAGGGTACCATGTAATGTTGTAAACGGCGCGAAGAAATCATCCAGATAACCGCTCATACGAGTAATTAAATCGGCGGTGGTCAGGCGGGTCTGGAAGACCGTGGTATGGTAACGGTTGGCGATCTCGATCAGTTCGGGCGAGGGTTTGATCGTCTTGGTTACGATAAAAAACGGGATGTCATGGCGAAAAACCTTCTCGAGATGACGGATACGGTCCTGCGAGGCCAGGCTGGCCAGGTAAGCCATCTCGGTTTCTCCCAGAATCTGGGCCCGGTTGGAGGCGAAACGCTGGGTGTAACCGGACAGTGCCAGCCCGGGCCGGTTTATGGCTGGTGTCGGCACACGCTTTTTGAGGCCGGTAGCGTCGGTTAACAGGTAGAGCTCCAAAAGCTCTCGACAATCTTTATATAGTTTTTCGACGGTCAGTTCGTTCATGGCTTCTAATAGTCCAGGGTAATATCCTCATCGGTCGTCAAATCAGGATTGGCTGTTTTTTTCCGCGCGACTTCTTTTTGCTGTTTATCTTTGAGTTTGCCTTTGTATTTTTTGAGCTGTCCGGAAAGCTTGTCAACCGCTTGCTCAATCGAAACCGCCATGGCGTCCGATTCGCTCGTACCGGTCAGAGTGGAGCCGTAGACCTTGACTGAAACTTCGGCCAGGTGTCGGTAACCCTCTACAGTCAAAACGACATTAGCCGAAATTATCCTGTCGTAATAGCGGGTCAATTTTTCCAGTTCCTCGTGGACGATGTCCTTATATTCTTTGGTCAGCTCAAAATGCCTGGCTGTGATATTAACCTGCATTACGTACTCCTTTCTTATAGTAACCCATTTTCCAGATTATCAGCCGTCAATTTGACGCCGGGATCTCGTGACCCATGGCGTTGTTTCAGGCGAATGTCGGGTATTCGACGCAAGCACGGCCACTTTGACCGACCTGTCGAAACAGGCGCGTTTAAAAGTATAACATACGAAGTCATCAAAAAGTTTAATAACCCGGCTGAGAGATTGTTTTTGCCCCCGATAGTTGATCTGTGAGATAGAACCGTATGACTGCCCAAAGTTGCCTGAATCATTCCGTCAACCCTGGGGTGTCTGTGGATGATATGATTTCAGGTTTTTTCTCCACACTGGAAAAATCATGATATGTATCGGATTTGTCAACTGTTTTCTTTGTTTACTATCTTTCTGAACCGCGCAGATTTGATCTGAAGCTCCTTGCGATACTTAGTCACCGTGCGCCGGGCGATCTTGATACCGTCGGCATTGAGTTTCTTCTGGATCTCCTCATCAGAAAGTGGCTTGGCCTTGTCCTCGCCGTTTATCAGTTCTTCCAGTTTCTGCTTGACACGGCGCTTCGTCATCGATTCACCGTTTGATCTCTGCAGTCCGCTGTTAAAGAAATACCTGATCTCGTAGACACCCTGCGGTGTCTGGACATATTTGCCATTGGAAACACGCGAGATCGTGGCAACGTTCATCTCGACCCTGGTGGCGATATCCTCCATGATCATTGGCTTGAGATAATCAGGACCTTTTTCGAAGAACTCATACTGCTGTTCGATTATCGCGTTCATGACCTTGATCATCGTGGCCCGCCTCTGGTTGATCGCGTTTAAAAACCAGCGCGCCTGTTCCAGTTTTTCGCGTACATATTTTTTGGTGTCCTTGGCAGTTTTGTTGCCACGACCCAAAAGCTGTTTATAAGACGAGTTTATCCTCAGCCTGGGCATCGAGCGGTCATTGTGCATAACTACATACTGACCTTCGATCTTGTCCACGATCAAATCCGGTATCACCGTCGAGGCGCCCTGGGCAAATTTGCCGGAGGCCGGACGGGGTGACAATGAGCGGATAACATCCATCGCGTCGTTGATTCTCTCGATCGAGACATTAAAAGAGCGCGAGAGCTGAAGCGGTGACTTGCGGTCGAGTTCATGGTAGAACTGATCGAGAATCTTGTATGGCAGAGAATTCTCCAGGTTGCGTTCGGCCAGCTGGATCAGAAGCGATTCCTTGATCGAGCGCGCGCCCACGCCGGGTGGATCGAACTGCTGGATTCGTTTCAGGATTTCCTCGATCTTCTCCGGCTCGACCCTGATCGCATCGGCCAGCTCCTCGACCGGACAACTCAACAACCCGGAATCGTCGATATTGCCGATAATAAATTCACCGATATCGTAATCTTCAGGCTCCAGTTTCAATAGCGATAACTGCTCCAGGAGGTGCTCGTAGATTGATTTTTCCAGGGCAGGGGTATTGGTCTGCCATTCCTCCTGCTTTTCACGCATCCGGCGGAAAGTATAATCATCGGCATCATCGTCCAAATAACTCTCCCAATCGGTATCGCTCTTGGTCATAGCCGGGTCGAGAATCGGATCCTCGTCGCCCAGAACATCGCTTTCTTCGTATTCGTCCTCGGTTGTATCCTGCTCGAGAACTTCTTCCTCTTCCAGCATCGGGTTGATCTCGAGCTCATGACGCAGGACCTGTTCCAGTTTCAATGCCGGCATCTGCAGCATTTTCAGCGACTGGATCAATTGTGGAGCCAGCTTGAGCTGTTGCTTTATCTGTAATCCGAGTTTCATAGACTGTTTCCCATAATCCTTTTATACTTCTTATCGGATATGTTTGCGAAATCTGGCAGATTTTATTCCAAGTTCTTTACGATATTTTGCGACTGTCCGCCGGGCAATCATAAAACCTTTTCCCTTTAATTTCAATTGAAGAGCTTCATCTGTCAGCGGTTTGGCAGAATCCTCTCTGGCTACCAGGTCTTTAAGTTGTTGCCTGATCCTGTTTTTGGCAACCATCTCACCATCCACGGTTTCCATTCCCTGGTTAAAGACAGCTTGAATCTCGTAGACTCCCAGCGGGGTTTGCATGTATTTTCCGGCTGAGGCGCGCCAGACAGTGCTGGTGTCGACACTGATATCATCTGCGATTTCTTCCATCTTCATAGGCTTTAGATAATCCGAGCCTTTCTCGAAAAACTCACGCTGTCTTTTAATGATCGCCCGCATCATTTTCAGCATGGTCTCACGACGCTGTTTGATCGCACTTATCAAATCCCTGGCATTCTGGTAATTGGACTTGAGGTACCGCCTGGAATCTTCATCAAACCCCGCCTTT
Proteins encoded:
- the raiA gene encoding ribosome-associated translation inhibitor RaiA — its product is MQVNITARHFELTKEYKDIVHEELEKLTRYYDRIISANVVLTVEGYRHLAEVSVKVYGSTLTGTSESDAMAVSIEQAVDKLSGQLKKYKGKLKDKQQKEVARKKTANPDLTTDEDITLDY
- the hprK gene encoding HPr(Ser) kinase/phosphatase translates to MNELTVEKLYKDCRELLELYLLTDATGLKKRVPTPAINRPGLALSGYTQRFASNRAQILGETEMAYLASLASQDRIRHLEKVFRHDIPFFIVTKTIKPSPELIEIANRYHTTVFQTRLTTADLITRMSGYLDDFFAPFTTLHGTLVDVYGVGMLYTGKSGVGKSECALDLIERGHRLVADDMVKVTKKGPNYIVGSGNDLLGHHMEVRGIGIIDIEMLFGIRAIRMQKRVEVEVRLQLWDETTDYERLGIEETYTTILGVEIPIVTVPVSPGKNITVISEVIAMNQMLKVYGENTAQQFSRKLAERMQRQLTTREYLQSDFE
- the rpoN gene encoding RNA polymerase factor sigma-54, whose product is MKLGLQIKQQLKLAPQLIQSLKMLQMPALKLEQVLRHELEINPMLEEEEVLEQDTTEDEYEESDVLGDEDPILDPAMTKSDTDWESYLDDDADDYTFRRMREKQEEWQTNTPALEKSIYEHLLEQLSLLKLEPEDYDIGEFIIGNIDDSGLLSCPVEELADAIRVEPEKIEEILKRIQQFDPPGVGARSIKESLLIQLAERNLENSLPYKILDQFYHELDRKSPLQLSRSFNVSIERINDAMDVIRSLSPRPASGKFAQGASTVIPDLIVDKIEGQYVVMHNDRSMPRLRINSSYKQLLGRGNKTAKDTKKYVREKLEQARWFLNAINQRRATMIKVMNAIIEQQYEFFEKGPDYLKPMIMEDIATRVEMNVATISRVSNGKYVQTPQGVYEIRYFFNSGLQRSNGESMTKRRVKQKLEELINGEDKAKPLSDEEIQKKLNADGIKIARRTVTKYRKELQIKSARFRKIVNKENS